Proteins from a single region of Methanotorris igneus Kol 5:
- a CDS encoding EMC3/TMCO1 family protein, with amino-acid sequence MFDFIFDVYYRTLDAIFMPLIEHLHPAIAILIIAFLVSFIINLATKLLVDQDKMAKLKKEIQEFQVKYKRAMKDPEMLQKLQEEQQKMMEMQMEMMKMSFKPMIYTWIPIIAIFAYLRHVYGYGGVFHTLYPDWNGVIVHLPYILSKILFVSFWHWLGSIFYKGGFGIVSDATLGWLGWYILCSMATSMVLRKVMGIK; translated from the coding sequence ATGTTTGATTTTATTTTTGATGTTTATTATAGAACCTTAGATGCCATATTTATGCCACTGATAGAGCATTTACATCCTGCTATTGCGATACTTATTATTGCATTTTTGGTGTCCTTCATCATAAATCTCGCAACAAAACTACTTGTTGACCAAGATAAAATGGCAAAATTAAAAAAAGAGATTCAAGAATTCCAAGTAAAATATAAAAGAGCTATGAAAGACCCAGAAATGTTGCAGAAGTTACAAGAGGAACAGCAGAAAATGATGGAAATGCAAATGGAAATGATGAAAATGAGTTTTAAGCCAATGATATATACATGGATTCCAATTATAGCAATTTTTGCATATTTGAGGCACGTCTATGGTTATGGTGGGGTTTTCCATACGCTATATCCAGATTGGAATGGGGTAATTGTTCATCTCCCATATATATTGTCAAAGATCCTTTTTGTTTCATTTTGGCATTGGCTTGGAAGTATCTTTTATAAAGGTGGCTTTGGAATTGTTTCTGATGCTACATTAGGATGGCTTGGATGGTATATATTGTGCTCAATGGCGACATCCATGGTTTTGAGAAAGGTTATGGGAATAAAGTGA
- the rpmD gene encoding 50S ribosomal protein L30 codes for MAYAVVRVRGRVGVRKDIADTLKMLRLHRVNHCVIVPETDTFKGMLNKVKDYVTYGEINKDTLVKLILKRGRLPGNKRVNEEIIKEKMNMTVEELAEKLINGEIKLKDTPLKPVFRLHPPRKGYERGGIKKPFSVGGALGYRGEKINDLILRMI; via the coding sequence ATGGCTTACGCAGTTGTAAGAGTGAGAGGGAGAGTAGGTGTTAGAAAGGACATAGCTGACACACTCAAAATGTTGAGATTACACAGAGTAAACCATTGTGTAATAGTCCCAGAAACAGACACATTCAAAGGTATGCTGAACAAAGTTAAGGACTACGTAACCTACGGGGAAATCAACAAAGATACCTTGGTAAAATTGATATTGAAAAGAGGAAGGTTACCAGGAAACAAAAGAGTTAATGAAGAAATTATAAAAGAAAAAATGAACATGACTGTAGAAGAGCTTGCTGAAAAATTAATAAATGGAGAAATTAAATTAAAAGACACTCCATTAAAACCAGTATTTAGATTACATCCTCCAAGAAAAGGTTACGAGAGAGGAGGAATTAAAAAACCATTCTCAGTTGGAGGAGCTTTAGGATACAGAGGAGAGAAAATAAATGATTTAATATTGAGAATGATTTAA
- the rqcH gene encoding ribosome rescue protein RqcH — protein MKTEMTNIDINVAVRELQKAINGKLDKAFLIDREDGKELILKIHIPEIGTREIAIGVGKYKYITMTNYEREKPKIPPTFAMLLRKHLKNIKITKIEQHDFDRIVIITFEWNETVYKLVIELFGEGNVILLDKEDRIIMPLKIERWSTRTIAPKEIYKFPPQRDLTPFNLDYSIAFDIFKDYFNKEENKDTECVRVISRIFGLAGLYAEEICERAGIDKSKKNPTEEELKKLFNATKDLFNDVLNNKKPQIIIKDGEYVDVVPINLKKYENFEKKEYGEFLEALDDYFAQFMAKVETKKEESKLQKLIKKQERILKTQLETLEKYEKQMQENQEKGDLIYANYTLVDEILNTLRNAREKMEWYKIKKIVNEHKDHPILGLIQNINEKNGEIVIKLSADYGDKKIEKNVSLDIRKNAFENAETYYTKSKKLKSKIEGIKEAIKLSEKKLAELKEKGEIELKELKEKEKIKKKERKERKWYEKFKWTVINGFLVIAGKDAVTNELLIKKYTEDDDIVFHAQIEGAPFTVIKTNKRIVDEETLNEVAKFSVAHSRAWKLGWGALDTYWVKPEQVSKTAESGEYLKKGAFVIRGKRNFIRNVPLELGIGIIEYDGDLKLTTAPPDTLKKSFKKWVLLKPSDSKKKSELVKELKNIFKEYGVDDEDILRVLPPGDSEIVQK, from the coding sequence ATGAAAACAGAAATGACAAACATAGACATTAACGTTGCTGTTAGAGAACTCCAAAAGGCAATAAATGGAAAATTGGATAAAGCATTTTTAATAGATAGAGAAGATGGAAAAGAACTAATCTTAAAAATCCACATCCCAGAAATTGGGACAAGGGAAATAGCAATTGGTGTTGGTAAATACAAGTATATAACAATGACTAACTATGAGAGAGAAAAGCCAAAAATTCCCCCAACTTTTGCAATGCTTCTCAGAAAACACCTAAAAAACATAAAAATAACAAAAATAGAGCAGCATGACTTTGATAGAATAGTTATCATTACATTTGAGTGGAATGAAACAGTTTACAAATTGGTTATAGAATTGTTTGGAGAGGGGAACGTAATACTATTGGACAAAGAAGATAGAATAATCATGCCTTTGAAAATAGAAAGATGGAGCACAAGGACCATTGCACCAAAGGAGATTTACAAATTTCCACCACAAAGAGACCTAACACCATTCAACTTAGATTATTCTATTGCATTTGATATCTTTAAGGACTACTTTAACAAAGAGGAAAATAAAGACACTGAATGCGTAAGAGTTATATCAAGAATTTTTGGGCTTGCTGGGCTTTATGCAGAGGAGATTTGTGAGAGAGCCGGAATAGATAAGAGCAAGAAAAATCCAACCGAAGAGGAATTAAAGAAACTCTTTAATGCTACAAAGGACTTATTTAATGATGTACTCAACAACAAAAAACCACAGATAATCATAAAAGACGGAGAATATGTTGATGTAGTTCCAATAAATTTAAAGAAGTATGAGAATTTTGAAAAAAAAGAATACGGGGAGTTTTTAGAAGCATTGGATGATTACTTTGCACAATTTATGGCAAAGGTTGAAACCAAAAAAGAAGAGTCAAAACTACAAAAATTAATAAAAAAACAGGAGAGAATTTTAAAGACACAGTTAGAGACCTTAGAAAAATATGAAAAGCAGATGCAGGAAAATCAGGAGAAAGGGGACTTAATATATGCAAACTACACATTGGTGGATGAAATACTAAACACCCTAAGAAACGCCAGAGAGAAGATGGAGTGGTATAAGATAAAGAAAATAGTAAATGAACATAAAGATCACCCTATATTAGGATTAATTCAAAATATAAATGAGAAAAATGGGGAAATTGTAATAAAACTATCCGCTGATTATGGAGACAAAAAAATAGAGAAAAATGTATCATTAGACATTAGAAAAAACGCCTTTGAGAACGCAGAAACTTACTATACCAAATCCAAAAAACTAAAAAGTAAAATAGAGGGGATAAAAGAAGCAATAAAATTATCTGAGAAAAAATTAGCGGAATTAAAAGAAAAAGGAGAAATTGAATTAAAAGAACTCAAAGAGAAAGAAAAAATCAAGAAGAAAGAAAGAAAAGAGAGAAAATGGTATGAAAAATTCAAATGGACTGTAATAAATGGATTCTTAGTTATTGCCGGTAAGGATGCAGTGACAAATGAACTCCTCATAAAAAAATATACTGAAGATGATGATATCGTGTTCCACGCACAGATAGAAGGGGCTCCTTTTACAGTCATAAAAACCAATAAAAGAATTGTTGATGAAGAAACATTAAACGAGGTTGCAAAGTTCTCTGTTGCCCATTCAAGGGCTTGGAAATTAGGTTGGGGAGCATTGGATACATACTGGGTAAAGCCAGAACAGGTATCCAAAACAGCAGAGAGTGGGGAGTATTTGAAGAAAGGGGCGTTTGTGATTAGAGGGAAGAGAAACTTCATAAGAAATGTCCCATTGGAGTTGGGAATAGGGATTATCGAGTATGATGGGGACTTAAAATTAACAACCGCTCCACCAGACACACTAAAAAAGAGTTTCAAAAAATGGGTTTTATTAAAACCATCTGACAGCAAGAAAAAGAGTGAATTGGTTAAAGAGTTGAAAAATATCTTTAAAGAATACGGTGTTGATGATGAAGACATTTTAAGGGTTCTTCCACCAGGGGATAGTGAAATAGTTCAGAAATAA
- a CDS encoding FeoA family protein encodes MMSLADVEEGKVVVIKDILAGYGLKNRLQSMGLVIGDKVKVLKNSHGPVIVENRGVKIALGRGVAMKIIVGDIK; translated from the coding sequence ATGATGAGTTTAGCTGATGTAGAAGAGGGGAAGGTTGTAGTAATAAAAGATATACTGGCTGGCTATGGTTTAAAAAATAGGTTACAGTCAATGGGTTTAGTTATTGGTGATAAGGTTAAAGTGTTAAAAAACAGTCATGGTCCAGTAATTGTAGAAAATAGAGGTGTGAAGATAGCATTAGGGAGAGGAGTAGCTATGAAAATTATTGTAGGTGATATTAAATGA
- a CDS encoding adenylate kinase — MKNKVVVVTGVPGVGGTTLTQKTIEKLKEEGIEYKMVNFGTVMFEVAKEEGLVEDRDQMRKLDPDTQKRIQKLAGRKIAEMAKESNVIVDTHSTVKTPKGYLAGLPIWVLEELNPDIIVIVETSSDEILMRRLGDATRNRDIELTSDIDEHQFMNRCAAMAYGVLTGATVKIIKNRDGLLDKAVEELISVLK; from the coding sequence ATGAAAAACAAGGTTGTTGTTGTAACAGGAGTGCCAGGAGTTGGAGGAACAACATTAACACAAAAAACCATAGAAAAATTAAAAGAAGAGGGCATTGAATACAAAATGGTAAACTTTGGAACTGTCATGTTTGAAGTTGCAAAGGAAGAGGGGTTGGTTGAGGATAGGGATCAAATGAGAAAGTTAGACCCAGATACACAAAAGAGAATACAAAAATTAGCAGGAAGAAAGATAGCAGAAATGGCAAAAGAGAGTAATGTTATAGTTGACACACACAGCACCGTTAAGACACCAAAGGGTTACTTAGCAGGATTACCTATTTGGGTTTTGGAAGAATTAAACCCGGATATCATAGTTATTGTTGAGACATCAAGTGATGAGATATTGATGAGAAGGTTGGGAGATGCAACAAGAAATAGGGATATTGAGTTAACATCAGATATTGATGAGCACCAATTCATGAACAGATGTGCAGCAATGGCTTACGGTGTTTTAACAGGAGCAACTGTTAAGATTATTAAAAACAGAGATGGTTTGTTAGATAAGGCAGTTGAAGAATTGATATCAGTTTTAAAATAA
- a CDS encoding uL15m family ribosomal protein: MIRKKKKIKKIRGSRTCGYGSHKKHRGAGSRGGRGRAGGFDHKWSYVIKYEPDRFGKYGFSRHPSLIKDLETINVGELEELVLKNKDKFEVEDGKIVVDVTELGFEKVLGRGKISTPMIVKAIEFSESAREKIESAGGEVVEL, translated from the coding sequence ATGATAAGAAAAAAGAAAAAAATTAAAAAAATAAGAGGTTCAAGAACCTGCGGTTATGGTTCACACAAAAAACACAGAGGTGCTGGTAGTAGGGGAGGTAGAGGTAGAGCAGGAGGATTTGACCACAAGTGGTCATATGTTATAAAATACGAGCCAGATAGATTTGGTAAATATGGGTTCTCAAGACACCCAAGCTTAATTAAAGATCTTGAAACCATCAACGTTGGTGAATTAGAAGAGCTTGTATTGAAAAACAAAGATAAATTTGAAGTTGAAGATGGAAAAATTGTCGTTGATGTAACAGAGTTGGGCTTTGAGAAAGTCCTTGGTAGAGGTAAGATATCAACACCAATGATTGTAAAAGCTATTGAGTTCTCCGAAAGTGCAAGAGAAAAAATAGAATCTGCTGGTGGAGAAGTTGTTGAATTATAA
- a CDS encoding AAA family ATPase: MKNENKENYELLTIKVKDFGVIKEGEVKLKPLTIFFGKNNTGKTYMGYLIWGIFENLTYPPFRKFKIINDNNLNFVISKLKSMITNTTQSTEKIQFNEIKLCMEKDYIKRVFNYEGIDFGELEIVLDKKFEYYVITKNFGFMDEKYVDKILMDFLKEGNIKNKKINKLCIGIFENSPWTASFRLIGKNILIGINNKALKEHDRILGHIIIDMCRILLKNMIKNVIYLPASKSGLILSSSLFIDKVFDSPAFFEIYDNSKNMLDTGEKLAFPEPIKNFMKSYLKPEFYNSDVNQDNQDIASLFEDHIIKGELVYDKDMNKLGYVTKNGKSIPIHCASSSVVETIPILKLVKYSNIVKKGTLLIIEEPEAHLHPDAQRIFARAIVKLINKGVYVLLITHSPYILQQINNCMKLYYLEKIDKEKLKAFLNRHDYKEDEILNPRKVAPYLFVDEVDGVKIKELEIIDNEGISYEAFYHILFSLHNETEELRGLIEGDDGNFEE; encoded by the coding sequence ATGAAAAATGAAAATAAAGAAAACTATGAATTGTTAACAATTAAAGTTAAAGATTTTGGTGTTATTAAAGAAGGAGAAGTTAAACTAAAACCATTAACCATATTTTTTGGGAAAAATAATACTGGAAAAACATATATGGGGTATTTGATTTGGGGAATTTTCGAAAATCTTACATATCCCCCTTTCCGTAAATTTAAAATAATCAACGATAATAACCTAAATTTCGTTATATCAAAATTAAAATCAATGATAACTAATACAACACAATCAACTGAGAAAATTCAATTTAATGAAATTAAATTGTGTATGGAGAAGGATTATATTAAAAGAGTTTTTAATTATGAAGGTATTGATTTTGGAGAATTAGAAATTGTTTTAGATAAAAAATTTGAATATTATGTTATAACAAAAAATTTTGGATTTATGGATGAAAAGTATGTTGATAAAATATTAATGGATTTTCTAAAAGAAGGGAATATAAAAAATAAAAAAATAAATAAGTTATGTATTGGAATTTTTGAAAATTCTCCATGGACTGCATCTTTTAGGCTTATAGGAAAAAATATATTGATAGGTATAAATAATAAAGCGTTGAAAGAACATGATAGAATATTGGGGCATATAATAATAGACATGTGCAGAATTTTACTGAAAAATATGATTAAAAATGTTATATATCTTCCAGCTTCGAAGAGTGGTCTTATTTTATCTTCAAGTTTATTTATTGATAAAGTTTTTGATAGTCCTGCCTTTTTCGAAATATATGATAATTCTAAGAATATGCTTGATACAGGAGAAAAATTAGCATTTCCTGAACCAATAAAGAATTTTATGAAATCTTACCTTAAACCGGAATTTTATAACTCAGATGTTAATCAAGACAATCAAGACATTGCTTCATTATTTGAAGACCACATAATAAAAGGGGAATTAGTTTATGACAAAGATATGAATAAACTTGGGTATGTTACAAAAAATGGAAAATCAATTCCAATTCATTGTGCATCTTCATCAGTAGTAGAAACAATTCCAATATTGAAATTAGTGAAATATTCAAATATTGTTAAAAAAGGCACTCTCCTAATAATTGAAGAACCAGAAGCTCATCTTCATCCAGATGCACAAAGGATTTTTGCAAGGGCAATAGTTAAACTAATTAACAAAGGAGTTTATGTTTTATTAATAACACACAGTCCATATATCCTACAGCAAATTAACAATTGTATGAAATTATATTATTTGGAAAAAATAGACAAAGAAAAGTTAAAGGCATTTTTAAATAGGCATGATTATAAAGAAGATGAGATATTAAATCCAAGAAAAGTTGCACCATATTTATTTGTTGATGAAGTAGATGGAGTTAAAATAAAAGAATTAGAGATTATAGATAATGAAGGAATTTCTTATGAGGCATTTTACCATATCTTATTTAGCCTACACAATGAAACAGAAGAATTGAGGGGTTTAATTGAGGGGGATGATGGAAACTTTGAAGAATGA
- the secY gene encoding preprotein translocase subunit SecY: MKPILEKIPEVKSPDREIPFKEKLKWTGIVLILYFIMGTIDVYTGGAEIPAIFEFWQTVTASKMGTLITLGIGPIVTAGIIMQLLVGSELIRLDLSNPENRALFQGLQKLFAIVLCFVEAIMFVGAGAFGALTPAMMIILVLQLALGAILLIYLDEIVSKYGIGSGIGLFIAAGVSQTIFVGTFGPEGYLWKFFNSLVTGMPNIEYILPIIGTILVFLVVVYAESMRIEIPLAHGRIKGAVGKYPIKFIYVSNLPVILAAALFANIQLWGMFLDKMGLPILGHFVNGRPVDGLAYYLSTPYGITSVIADPLHAIIYTLAMIIFCIFFGIFWVETSGLDAKSMARRIGSLDMAIKGFRKSTKAIEQRLRRYIKPITVMSSAFVGLLAALADFTGALGGGTGVLLTVSIVYRMYEQLLQERITELHPTIAKLLNKR; encoded by the coding sequence ATGAAACCTATACTGGAAAAAATTCCTGAAGTGAAAAGTCCAGATAGAGAAATACCATTCAAAGAAAAATTGAAATGGACTGGAATTGTCCTTATTCTCTACTTTATAATGGGTACAATTGATGTCTATACTGGAGGGGCGGAGATTCCAGCAATATTTGAATTCTGGCAAACTGTTACGGCATCAAAGATGGGAACTTTAATAACTCTTGGTATTGGACCGATTGTTACTGCAGGTATTATAATGCAGTTGTTGGTTGGTTCTGAACTTATAAGGTTGGACTTATCAAATCCTGAAAATAGGGCATTGTTCCAAGGATTACAAAAGTTATTTGCAATAGTTCTATGTTTTGTTGAGGCAATTATGTTCGTTGGAGCTGGGGCATTTGGAGCTCTAACTCCAGCAATGATGATAATACTTGTCCTACAATTGGCATTAGGGGCAATATTGTTGATTTATTTGGATGAAATTGTATCAAAATATGGTATTGGTTCGGGTATTGGGTTGTTTATCGCTGCAGGGGTTTCCCAGACAATATTTGTTGGAACTTTTGGGCCGGAAGGGTATTTGTGGAAGTTCTTTAACTCATTGGTAACAGGAATGCCTAATATTGAGTATATATTACCAATAATTGGAACAATATTGGTATTCTTGGTTGTTGTCTATGCAGAGAGTATGAGGATTGAAATTCCACTTGCCCATGGAAGGATTAAGGGAGCAGTGGGTAAATATCCAATAAAATTCATCTATGTCTCAAACCTTCCTGTAATTTTGGCAGCGGCGTTATTTGCTAACATTCAATTGTGGGGGATGTTCTTAGATAAGATGGGCCTTCCTATCTTAGGGCATTTTGTAAATGGAAGGCCAGTAGATGGATTAGCATATTATCTCTCAACACCTTATGGGATAACAAGCGTTATAGCAGACCCGTTACATGCAATAATTTATACATTGGCAATGATAATATTCTGTATCTTCTTTGGTATATTCTGGGTTGAAACGTCAGGACTTGATGCAAAATCAATGGCAAGGAGAATTGGAAGTTTGGATATGGCAATTAAAGGGTTTAGGAAAAGCACAAAGGCAATAGAGCAAAGATTGAGGAGATATATAAAACCAATAACTGTCATGAGTTCAGCATTTGTTGGGTTATTAGCAGCGTTGGCAGATTTCACTGGAGCATTAGGAGGAGGTACGGGGGTTTTACTTACCGTATCAATTGTATATAGGATGTATGAGCAGTTGTTGCAAGAAAGAATTACCGAACTCCACCCAACAATTGCAAAACTCTTAAATAAAAGATAA
- the feoB gene encoding ferrous iron transport protein B produces the protein MRIALIGNPNVGKSTLFNLLTGGRVYVGNWPGVTVEKKEGVFIYGDEKIEIIDLPGVYNLSGSAMDEIVVKKYFLTEKPDLIVNIADINTLDRDLYLTLELLDTGYNVLLVLNKIDSTNVIVDEKKLKELLGIDVVKISAKKNIGIEDLKKKILENLKNKRKPKIRYNKEIEDIINKIIEILKRDENLKNYNLRFLAVKLLENDQIVKEIVKNSKVSKDIEELLKNIKVDISKERYKIIDKIVKECIKREEKRDITDLLDRIFTHEVYGILALIPIVWILFKITFDFAQPFVDIIDYFISYLADYASKSIGDKVLASLVADGIIGGVGSVLTFLPNIAFLFISLSILGETGLLARLPLLTEKILNKFGLPGLAILPIIMSFGCNVPGILATRIIENERDRLVTILINPFITCPARLPALIILSALLFPKNPGLILLLMYFVGIAAALFSALLFRKAIFKDQPEPLIIELPKYHFPNIKMALKNAWENIYSFIRKAGTVILFGSILIWFLSSFGPSGYVSDISLSYSAIIGKYLSYIFQIFGWDWKLSSALIYGFIAKENVVSTLAILYGVGEESLKATLSTLPKASLLSYMVFFTLYIPCLATIAVIKQEAGWKWAIFSVIYSTFVAFIAALIVYMIGLLIF, from the coding sequence ATGAGGATAGCATTAATAGGAAACCCTAATGTGGGGAAATCTACTTTATTTAATCTTTTAACGGGTGGTAGAGTTTATGTGGGTAACTGGCCAGGAGTCACGGTTGAGAAAAAAGAAGGAGTTTTCATATATGGAGATGAGAAAATTGAAATTATTGATCTTCCAGGAGTTTATAATCTCTCAGGTAGTGCTATGGATGAAATAGTAGTTAAAAAATACTTCCTAACAGAGAAGCCAGATTTAATTGTTAATATAGCTGATATAAATACCCTTGATAGAGATTTATATTTAACCTTAGAGTTGTTAGACACTGGTTATAATGTTCTATTAGTGTTAAATAAAATAGATTCTACAAATGTTATAGTGGATGAAAAAAAGCTAAAAGAGTTATTGGGTATAGATGTTGTAAAAATCTCTGCTAAGAAAAATATAGGAATTGAAGATCTAAAGAAAAAAATTTTAGAAAATTTAAAAAATAAAAGAAAACCTAAAATAAGATATAATAAGGAAATTGAAGATATTATTAACAAAATTATTGAAATATTAAAGAGAGATGAGAATTTAAAAAATTATAATTTAAGATTTTTAGCTGTTAAATTATTAGAAAATGATCAAATTGTAAAAGAAATAGTTAAAAATTCTAAAGTTTCAAAAGATATTGAAGAGCTTTTAAAAAATATTAAAGTAGATATATCTAAAGAGAGGTATAAGATTATTGATAAGATTGTGAAGGAGTGTATAAAAAGGGAGGAAAAGAGAGATATAACAGATCTATTGGATAGAATCTTCACTCATGAAGTTTATGGTATCCTCGCTTTAATTCCAATAGTTTGGATTTTATTTAAAATAACCTTTGATTTTGCTCAGCCTTTTGTAGATATTATTGATTACTTCATTAGCTACTTAGCTGACTATGCTTCTAAAAGTATAGGAGATAAAGTATTAGCCTCATTAGTGGCTGATGGTATTATAGGGGGAGTAGGATCAGTTTTAACATTCTTACCAAACATTGCCTTCCTATTTATAAGTTTATCCATATTAGGAGAAACTGGTTTATTAGCAAGATTACCTCTATTAACTGAAAAGATTTTAAATAAATTTGGACTGCCAGGATTGGCAATATTACCAATAATAATGTCATTTGGTTGTAATGTTCCTGGAATTTTAGCTACAAGAATAATAGAGAATGAGAGGGATAGGTTAGTAACTATCTTAATAAATCCTTTCATAACTTGTCCTGCAAGATTACCAGCATTAATTATACTCTCAGCTTTACTATTCCCAAAAAATCCTGGATTAATTCTATTATTAATGTATTTTGTAGGAATAGCTGCAGCTTTATTTTCAGCTTTACTGTTTAGAAAAGCAATATTTAAAGATCAGCCAGAACCTCTAATAATAGAGCTTCCTAAATATCACTTTCCAAATATAAAAATGGCTTTAAAAAATGCTTGGGAAAATATATATTCCTTTATAAGAAAGGCAGGAACAGTAATTTTATTTGGATCTATATTAATATGGTTCCTATCAAGCTTTGGACCCAGTGGTTATGTGTCAGATATCTCACTATCATATTCAGCTATTATTGGTAAATACCTCTCATACATATTCCAAATATTTGGTTGGGATTGGAAGTTGTCTTCAGCTTTAATATATGGTTTTATAGCTAAAGAGAATGTAGTTAGTACATTGGCAATACTGTATGGTGTTGGAGAAGAGAGTTTAAAAGCCACACTATCCACTCTACCAAAAGCCTCTCTACTCTCATATATGGTGTTTTTTACACTTTACATCCCATGTTTAGCCACAATTGCTGTCATTAAACAGGAAGCTGGGTGGAAGTGGGCTATATTCTCTGTAATATATAGCACATTTGTAGCTTTCATAGCTGCTCTAATAGTTTATATGATAGGATTATTAATATTTTAG
- the argS gene encoding arginine--tRNA ligase, translating to MIEENIINALKEKIRELTGRDFEIKLDEPPSVELGDYSTNISFQLARELRKPPMAIAEEIAKSLSIEGVEKIEAVNGYINFFINYKDFSNEITKEIIEKNENYGKGEKKNIKVILEHTSANPNGPLHIGHGRNAIIGDSLKRILEFAGYDVETHYYVNDMGRQMAIVVFGIDKFGLNDKKPDHAIAEVYIEANKYLEEHPEEEEKILDLMKEYEDACEKNIENEITEKFKNAVNHALEGIKETLKNINITHDTFVWESSYVRNGMVREIIENLMKTGKVVKEDVYKLDLSDFGIEKKLVLARANGTSLYSTRDIAYHVDKMRNCDVAIDILGADHKLTAEMVKGALKLLGYNVPEVVFYEFISLPEGSMSTRRGRFISVDELFEEAKRRALEEVKKRGIAENEEEIEKIATIIAIGAVRYNIVRISPEKSMVFKWEDALDFEKVGCPVIQYAHARCCRILEKVEVGDIEGDLFNYELDNSEKILIKTLSKFPKIVEKAAESRKPHIIANYALEVAQTFNKFYGNCPILKEEDVVKKSSRIKMVEATKIVIENALKLLGIDCPGKM from the coding sequence ATGATTGAAGAAAATATAATTAATGCACTAAAAGAAAAGATTAGGGAATTAACTGGTAGAGATTTTGAGATAAAGTTAGATGAGCCTCCTTCAGTAGAGTTAGGAGATTACTCAACAAATATATCATTCCAATTGGCGAGAGAGTTAAGAAAACCTCCGATGGCAATTGCTGAAGAAATTGCAAAAAGTTTGAGCATAGAGGGTGTTGAGAAGATTGAGGCTGTAAACGGATACATAAACTTCTTTATAAACTATAAAGATTTCTCAAATGAAATAACCAAAGAAATTATAGAAAAAAATGAAAATTATGGAAAAGGGGAAAAGAAAAACATAAAAGTAATTTTAGAACACACATCAGCTAACCCTAATGGGCCTTTGCACATTGGACATGGGAGAAATGCGATAATAGGGGATAGTTTAAAGAGGATTTTGGAATTTGCTGGGTATGATGTTGAAACACATTATTATGTAAATGATATGGGAAGACAGATGGCAATTGTTGTGTTTGGGATAGATAAGTTTGGCTTAAACGACAAAAAACCAGACCATGCAATTGCAGAGGTCTATATTGAGGCAAATAAATATCTTGAGGAGCATCCAGAAGAAGAGGAAAAGATATTGGATTTGATGAAAGAATATGAAGATGCATGTGAGAAGAACATTGAAAATGAGATAACTGAAAAATTCAAAAATGCAGTAAATCATGCTTTAGAGGGTATAAAAGAAACACTGAAAAACATAAACATAACACACGACACATTTGTCTGGGAGAGTTCGTATGTAAGGAATGGGATGGTAAGGGAAATTATAGAAAATCTTATGAAAACTGGAAAGGTTGTTAAGGAAGATGTTTATAAACTTGATTTATCTGATTTTGGAATAGAGAAGAAGTTGGTTTTGGCAAGGGCTAATGGAACAAGTTTATACTCAACAAGGGATATCGCATATCACGTAGATAAGATGAGAAATTGTGATGTTGCAATTGACATATTAGGGGCGGATCACAAACTTACAGCAGAGATGGTTAAAGGAGCGTTAAAATTGCTTGGCTATAATGTTCCTGAGGTTGTGTTTTATGAATTCATATCTCTCCCAGAAGGTTCTATGAGTACAAGAAGAGGAAGGTTTATAAGTGTCGATGAACTTTTTGAGGAGGCAAAGAGAAGGGCATTGGAGGAAGTTAAAAAGAGAGGAATTGCTGAAAATGAGGAAGAGATAGAAAAAATAGCAACCATAATTGCAATTGGTGCAGTGAGATACAATATCGTCAGAATCTCTCCAGAAAAATCAATGGTATTTAAATGGGAAGATGCACTTGATTTTGAAAAAGTTGGATGTCCAGTTATCCAATATGCTCATGCAAGATGTTGTAGGATTTTGGAGAAAGTTGAAGTTGGAGATATTGAAGGAGATTTATTTAACTATGAGTTAGATAACAGTGAAAAAATATTGATAAAAACGCTCTCAAAATTCCCAAAAATTGTTGAAAAAGCGGCGGAAAGTAGGAAACCACATATTATTGCAAATTATGCCTTAGAGGTTGCACAGACATTCAACAAGTTCTATGGAAATTGCCCAATATTAAAAGAGGAAGATGTTGTTAAAAAATCCTCAAGAATAAAAATGGTAGAAGCGACAAAAATTGTTATAGAAAATGCCTTAAAATTATTGGGTATAGATTGTCCCGGTAAGATGTAA